In a single window of the Arcobacter sp. CECT 8986 genome:
- a CDS encoding PAS domain-containing protein — MVTELKTDNSFELDILKQLDLFFVSQNEEENKKLPEQLDNYFNKIIYSTFDKNPLNLIKNEKSKNLILLINLDSNNTIKLLQQLDKEFKKQLNIVLLIDSTNIDLVENSFLYNVSNYLLKPLKVDFLIKYISKLIKEKEIKVQEDTKTKELKIYKDLLDKQNLISETDLEGNIIYANEIFCKVSGYSKDELIGKPHSIVRHPDNSSKIYEDLWETIQAGNVWKGKLKNIAKDGTVYYVKSYISPIFDNEGNIIKYVGSRYLITKDEEEKQTLKKYILQQKSQKVKKENELESKYQDMLKKALDSKDKQIAIFVAELHSEIKVLRSRIEDDKGRILNLEHKLANSEKKCDADHEDFLQKLSKMRTTTRVSYEKYERFKKQNDALKEKINKAQESIKVYQEYIEEYRHKIDDLNDVIKSYEDDKKKAAEAAAKK, encoded by the coding sequence ATGGTTACAGAACTGAAAACAGATAACTCCTTTGAGTTAGATATTTTAAAACAATTAGACCTATTTTTTGTTTCACAAAACGAAGAAGAAAATAAAAAATTACCTGAACAATTAGATAATTATTTTAATAAAATCATTTATTCTACTTTTGATAAAAATCCATTAAATCTTATAAAAAATGAAAAAAGTAAAAATTTAATACTGCTTATAAATCTAGATAGTAATAATACAATAAAGTTATTACAACAGCTTGATAAAGAGTTTAAAAAGCAATTAAATATTGTTTTATTAATAGACTCAACTAATATAGATTTAGTTGAAAACTCTTTTTTATATAATGTTTCAAACTACTTATTAAAACCTTTAAAAGTTGACTTCTTAATAAAATATATTTCAAAATTAATAAAAGAAAAAGAGATAAAAGTACAAGAAGATACAAAAACAAAAGAGCTTAAAATATATAAAGATCTTTTGGATAAACAAAATTTAATAAGTGAAACAGATTTAGAAGGAAATATTATTTATGCAAATGAAATTTTTTGCAAAGTTTCTGGATATTCTAAAGATGAGTTAATAGGGAAACCTCATAGTATTGTAAGACATCCAGATAACTCATCAAAAATATATGAAGATTTATGGGAAACTATTCAAGCAGGAAATGTTTGGAAAGGAAAACTTAAAAATATTGCAAAAGATGGCACTGTTTATTATGTGAAATCATATATTTCTCCTATATTTGATAATGAGGGCAATATTATTAAATATGTAGGAAGTAGATATTTAATTACAAAAGATGAAGAAGAGAAGCAGACATTAAAAAAATATATACTACAACAAAAATCTCAAAAAGTAAAAAAAGAGAATGAACTAGAATCAAAATATCAAGATATGCTAAAAAAAGCTTTAGATAGTAAAGATAAACAAATTGCAATATTTGTAGCGGAACTTCATAGTGAGATAAAAGTTTTACGTTCAAGAATAGAAGATGATAAAGGTAGAATATTAAACTTAGAGCATAAGTTAGCAAATTCTGAAAAAAAATGTGATGCAGACCATGAGGATTTTCTTCAAAAGCTTTCAAAAATGCGTACAACTACAAGAGTAAGCTATGAGAAATACGAAAGATTCAAAAAACAAAATGATGCACTAAAAGAGAAGATTAATAAAGCACAAGAATCAATAAAAGTATACCAAGAGTATATTGAAGAGTATAGACATAAAATTGATGATTTAAATGATGTAATAAAATCTTATGAAGATGATAAGAAAAAAGCAGCTGAAGCAGCTGCTAAAAAATAG
- a CDS encoding PAS domain-containing sensor histidine kinase codes for MSEELDIAKLKRSNDELKEIINNSWDGIGIIDLSGKFIYFNNAFIPILGYTKEELTNKSFISLIKDDYKKPFVELMKKNLTNRYDSDINIVCIRKDKQKVYLKITLSTMLNKKFFVINTKDITKEISDDEILDNYVASIHVDTAGKITEVSSAFSLLSGYEKEELVNKSHSIIKASQKDEDIFDEILVYTVESKEWKGKIRAKRKNGSFFWIDIKTKPTFNKYGDITGYTSLIFDITNEINLNVETRNLQKEVIQKDNILLQQSKLAVMTETLQMLSHEWRQPLNVISIRAQKLELDLSLGEINNIDNTIETLKKIKDDAQKLSNTIEEFQSFIKIKSEKEDVDAKEVILKAIEIIKKDEETKNIDFIKDIMDIPTFKSYKNEITTILVNILINAKEAIIKNSVKNGVIKLKCYFSNENVYFEISDNAGGIKEDIIDKIFEPYFSTKPLQHGVGLGLYTCKIITEMHLMGTITVTNHNSGATFNIALPI; via the coding sequence ATGTCAGAAGAACTCGATATTGCGAAGTTAAAACGTAGCAATGATGAACTAAAAGAGATAATAAATAATTCATGGGATGGAATTGGAATTATAGACTTATCAGGAAAGTTTATCTACTTTAATAATGCTTTTATTCCAATCTTAGGATATACAAAAGAAGAGTTAACAAATAAAAGTTTTATCTCTTTAATAAAAGACGATTATAAAAAACCTTTTGTCGAACTAATGAAAAAGAATCTTACAAATAGATATGATTCTGATATAAATATTGTTTGTATCAGAAAAGATAAACAAAAAGTCTATTTAAAAATAACTCTTTCAACGATGCTTAATAAAAAATTTTTTGTTATAAATACAAAAGATATTACAAAAGAGATTTCTGATGATGAGATTTTAGATAATTATGTAGCCTCAATTCATGTTGACACAGCAGGAAAAATAACAGAAGTTAGTTCAGCTTTTAGTCTATTAAGTGGATATGAAAAAGAAGAGTTAGTAAATAAAAGCCACTCTATAATAAAAGCTTCACAAAAAGATGAAGATATTTTTGATGAGATATTAGTTTATACAGTTGAATCAAAAGAGTGGAAAGGCAAAATTAGAGCCAAAAGAAAAAATGGTAGCTTTTTTTGGATAGATATAAAAACAAAACCTACTTTTAATAAATATGGAGATATCACAGGATATACTTCATTGATTTTTGATATTACAAATGAGATAAATTTAAATGTAGAAACAAGAAATTTACAAAAAGAAGTGATTCAAAAAGATAATATATTATTACAACAATCAAAACTTGCAGTTATGACAGAAACTTTACAAATGCTATCACATGAATGGAGACAACCTCTTAATGTTATATCAATTAGGGCTCAAAAACTTGAGCTTGACTTATCTTTGGGTGAAATAAATAATATTGATAATACTATCGAAACGTTAAAAAAGATAAAAGATGATGCTCAAAAACTCTCAAATACAATAGAAGAGTTTCAAAGTTTTATAAAAATAAAAAGTGAAAAAGAAGATGTTGATGCAAAAGAGGTTATTTTAAAAGCAATAGAGATAATAAAAAAAGATGAAGAGACAAAAAATATTGATTTTATTAAAGATATTATGGATATTCCAACTTTTAAATCATATAAAAATGAAATTACTACAATTTTAGTAAATATACTTATAAATGCAAAAGAAGCAATAATAAAAAACAGTGTGAAAAATGGTGTTATTAAGCTTAAATGCTATTTTTCAAATGAAAATGTATATTTTGAAATAAGTGATAATGCAGGTGGAATAAAAGAAGATATTATTGATAAAATTTTTGAACCATATTTTTCAACAAAACCATTACAACATGGTGTTGGATTAGGATTATATACATGTAAAATAATAACAGAAATGCATTTAATGGGAACAATAACAGTAACAAATCACAATAGTGGAGCTACATTTAATATAGCTTTACCAATATAA
- the polA gene encoding DNA polymerase I, with product MKKTITVIDTFGFLFRSYYALPPLKSKSGFPTGLLTGFMNFIANIGKDFQTDYLVFALDSKGDTFRNEIYEQYKAHRPDVPEDLLKQLPVAIEWIEKMGFQTASKMGFEADDIIASIAHDAKQKDLEVRIVSHDKDLYQLIDDDTVYLFDPIKKVVVNEEKCFSKYGVMPKQFTDYQALLGDSADNVPGVKGVGAKTAEALIKEYGTLDNIYENLENIEKTRWKNLLEASKDMAYISKELVTLKIDCHAIDNVENFVLPKENPILKIADILDEYDLNRIIDRVNKDGLNYKTQIPKKEEKLSFDAILLDTKDKLFEVLNSIKDDSIVAFDTETTDLDTNKASIVGFSFSFEENKGYYVPIAHNYLGVTNQVSLEDSKKALEKLNSYKLVAQNFKYDYEIIKNNFNLEMNLFADTMIMSWLLNPGSKVGLDSKAKELFEHEMIAFKDIVKKGENFSNVEIEKACEYASEDALITLKLYNALLEKFKSTDTYYLFELGQSLEFEFTKVLAYMQQNGIKLDISVLEELKQKNNKHIQELTSQIYELAQCEFNINSPKQLGEILFEKLGLKASKKTKSGYSTNEMVLNKLYDEHKIIPLLLNYRESYKLQSTYIEPLLELAKKSDVNRIYTSFLQTGTATGRLSSKNPNLQNIPVKSEAGALIRSAFIPKEGYSLVGIDYSQIELRLLAHFSEDEALVEAFRSGLDIHRQTAVKIFGEEEADKNRSIAKSINFGLIYGMGSRKLADTLGIQPKEAKTYIESYFQAFKSVKDYLKSIEDSILEEGYVETLLKRKRIFDFDSANGMQKAAFLREGVNTKFQGSAADLIKLSMLKIWEKYRADEDIKMLLQIHDELIFEIKNERIDELSNDLVKIMENIVELKVPLKVSKNIGKSWQELK from the coding sequence ATGAAAAAAACAATAACAGTTATAGATACATTTGGATTTTTATTTAGAAGTTATTATGCTCTTCCACCATTAAAGTCAAAAAGTGGATTCCCTACAGGATTATTAACGGGATTTATGAATTTCATTGCAAATATAGGAAAAGATTTTCAAACAGATTATTTGGTTTTTGCGCTTGATTCAAAAGGTGATACTTTTAGAAATGAAATATATGAGCAATATAAAGCTCATAGACCAGATGTTCCAGAAGATTTATTAAAACAGCTACCAGTAGCAATAGAATGGATTGAAAAAATGGGATTTCAAACTGCTTCTAAAATGGGGTTTGAAGCAGATGATATTATTGCATCAATTGCACATGATGCAAAGCAAAAAGATTTAGAAGTAAGAATAGTAAGTCATGATAAAGACCTTTATCAACTAATAGATGATGATACAGTATATCTTTTTGACCCAATAAAAAAAGTTGTAGTAAATGAAGAAAAATGTTTTAGTAAATATGGTGTTATGCCAAAACAATTTACAGATTATCAAGCACTTTTAGGTGATAGTGCAGATAATGTTCCTGGAGTAAAAGGTGTTGGTGCAAAAACAGCAGAAGCTTTGATTAAAGAGTACGGAACGCTTGATAATATTTATGAGAATTTAGAAAATATTGAAAAAACAAGATGGAAAAATCTTTTAGAAGCTAGCAAAGATATGGCATATATTTCAAAAGAGTTAGTTACATTAAAAATCGATTGTCATGCAATTGATAATGTAGAAAATTTTGTTCTCCCAAAAGAGAATCCTATTTTAAAAATTGCTGATATTTTAGATGAATATGATTTAAATAGAATAATAGATAGAGTTAATAAAGATGGACTAAATTATAAAACTCAAATTCCTAAAAAAGAAGAAAAACTATCTTTTGATGCCATTTTACTTGATACTAAAGATAAGTTATTTGAAGTTTTAAATAGTATAAAAGATGATTCAATTGTAGCATTTGATACAGAAACTACTGATTTAGATACAAATAAAGCAAGTATTGTTGGTTTCTCTTTTTCATTTGAAGAAAACAAAGGTTATTATGTTCCAATTGCTCATAACTACTTAGGTGTTACAAATCAAGTTAGTTTAGAAGATAGTAAAAAAGCTTTAGAAAAATTAAATAGTTATAAACTTGTAGCACAAAATTTTAAATATGATTATGAAATTATCAAGAATAACTTTAATTTAGAGATGAATCTTTTTGCAGATACTATGATAATGTCTTGGCTTTTAAATCCTGGTTCTAAAGTAGGGCTTGATTCAAAAGCAAAAGAGTTATTTGAACATGAAATGATAGCTTTTAAAGATATTGTTAAAAAAGGTGAAAATTTTTCTAATGTAGAAATAGAAAAAGCTTGTGAATATGCAAGTGAAGATGCACTAATAACTTTAAAATTATATAATGCACTTTTAGAAAAATTTAAATCAACTGATACATATTATTTATTTGAATTAGGACAATCTTTAGAGTTTGAATTTACTAAAGTATTAGCTTATATGCAACAAAATGGTATAAAATTAGATATCTCTGTATTAGAAGAGTTAAAACAAAAAAACAATAAACATATACAAGAATTAACATCTCAAATATATGAATTAGCACAATGTGAATTTAATATAAACTCACCAAAACAATTAGGAGAAATCTTATTTGAAAAGCTTGGATTAAAAGCTTCTAAAAAGACAAAAAGTGGATACAGTACTAATGAAATGGTGTTAAATAAATTGTACGATGAGCATAAAATAATTCCTTTATTGTTAAACTATAGAGAATCGTACAAGCTACAATCTACATATATTGAGCCACTTTTAGAACTTGCTAAAAAAAGTGATGTAAATAGAATATATACTTCTTTTTTACAAACAGGAACAGCAACTGGTAGATTAAGTAGTAAAAATCCCAATTTACAAAATATACCAGTGAAAAGTGAAGCTGGAGCTTTAATTAGAAGTGCATTTATTCCAAAAGAGGGATATTCACTAGTTGGTATAGATTATTCTCAAATAGAACTTAGATTACTAGCTCATTTTAGTGAAGATGAAGCATTAGTTGAAGCATTTAGAAGTGGACTTGATATTCATAGACAAACTGCTGTTAAGATTTTTGGGGAAGAAGAAGCTGATAAAAATAGATCAATTGCAAAATCAATTAACTTTGGATTAATATATGGCATGGGAAGTAGAAAGTTAGCTGATACTTTAGGAATTCAACCAAAAGAAGCAAAAACATATATTGAATCATATTTTCAAGCATTTAAAAGTGTAAAAGATTATTTGAAAAGTATTGAAGACTCTATTTTAGAAGAAGGTTATGTTGAAACTTTATTAAAAAGAAAAAGAATCTTTGATTTTGATAGTGCAAATGGTATGCAAAAGGCTGCTTTTTTAAGAGAGGGTGTAAATACTAAGTTTCAAGGAAGTGCCGCTGATTTAATAAAACTATCTATGTTGAAAATCTGGGAAAAATATAGAGCAGATGAAGATATAAAAATGTTATTACAAATCCATGATGAACTTATTTTTGAAATTAAAAATGAAAGAATTGATGAGTTATCAAATGATTTAGTAAAAATTATGGAAAATATAGTTGAACTTAAAGTGCCTTTAAAAGTGTCGAAAAACATAGGAAAAAGTTGGCAAGAACTAAAATAA
- the argF gene encoding ornithine carbamoyltransferase: MRHFLTLADYTKEEILEILELSRKIKKETKNRVFKDYMHKKTLGMIFEKSSTRTRVSFETGIYQLGGVGLFLSSNDIQLGRGEPMSDTSRVITRMVDMVMIRTFEQSKLEEFARYSKVPVINGLTDEYHPVQLMADYLTIQEAGLDKNLVAAYVGDGNNMTHSWLNLAAKLGFELRVATPKGYEVDEKILATALEMAKESGAKITITNDPKVAVEGATVVTTDTWVSMGQEDEKEERIKAFDGYIVDEAMMKLAHKDAIFLHCLPAYRGYEVSEEVIEGPQSLIFEEAENRLHAQKGVMVWLDRQRDK, translated from the coding sequence ATGAGACATTTTTTAACATTAGCAGATTATACTAAAGAAGAAATATTAGAAATTTTAGAACTTTCAAGAAAAATCAAAAAAGAGACAAAAAATAGAGTTTTTAAAGATTATATGCATAAAAAAACTCTTGGAATGATTTTTGAAAAAAGTAGTACAAGAACTAGAGTAAGTTTTGAAACTGGAATTTATCAATTAGGTGGAGTTGGACTTTTCTTATCTTCAAATGATATTCAACTTGGTCGTGGTGAACCTATGAGTGATACAAGTAGAGTTATCACTAGAATGGTTGATATGGTTATGATAAGAACTTTTGAACAAAGTAAACTTGAAGAGTTTGCTAGATACTCAAAAGTACCAGTAATAAATGGTCTTACAGATGAATATCATCCTGTGCAATTAATGGCAGATTATTTAACTATTCAAGAAGCTGGTTTAGATAAAAATTTAGTTGCTGCATATGTTGGTGATGGTAATAACATGACTCACTCATGGCTTAATTTGGCTGCAAAACTTGGTTTTGAACTAAGAGTTGCAACTCCAAAAGGTTATGAAGTAGATGAGAAAATATTAGCAACTGCATTAGAGATGGCAAAAGAATCAGGTGCTAAAATCACGATAACAAATGATCCAAAAGTTGCAGTTGAAGGTGCAACAGTTGTTACTACTGATACTTGGGTATCAATGGGACAAGAAGATGAAAAAGAAGAGAGAATAAAAGCTTTTGATGGTTATATCGTAGATGAAGCGATGATGAAATTAGCACATAAAGATGCAATTTTCTTACACTGCTTACCTGCTTATAGAGGTTATGAAGTTAGTGAAGAAGTAATTGAAGGGCCACAAAGCTTAATTTTTGAAGAAGCAGAAAACAGATTACACGCACAAAAAGGTGTAATGGTTTGGCTTGATAGACAAAGAGATAAATAA
- the lgt gene encoding prolipoprotein diacylglyceryl transferase — translation MEVWQHIYSHFNPIAFELGAISVHWYGIMYALALLSAIFVAKAFIKYDNIPIKEQIFDSYIWWAEIGVILGARLGYVLFYDPNTSYYLTHPWQIFNPYINGVYTGISGMSYHGAVIGFVIGSFLFCKRKKISFLFIADIAVLGVSAGYVFGRIGNFFNQELVGRVTDVPWGIYVDGTLRHPSQLYEAFLEGILIFIILFIVRKYKTFDGQLAILYGILYSVARIVAELFRQPDIQLGFIYSDWLTMGMLQSAFFAIFCTFVYLKVKTKNNKN, via the coding sequence ATGGAAGTTTGGCAACATATATATTCGCACTTTAATCCTATAGCATTTGAACTGGGAGCAATCTCCGTTCATTGGTATGGAATAATGTATGCGTTAGCATTATTAAGTGCAATTTTTGTAGCAAAAGCCTTTATCAAATATGATAATATTCCAATCAAAGAGCAAATCTTTGATTCATATATTTGGTGGGCTGAAATTGGTGTAATATTAGGTGCAAGATTAGGATATGTTTTATTCTATGACCCTAATACTTCATATTACTTAACACATCCTTGGCAAATATTCAATCCTTATATCAATGGAGTTTATACTGGAATATCAGGTATGAGTTACCATGGTGCAGTAATTGGATTTGTTATTGGTTCATTTTTATTTTGTAAGAGAAAAAAGATATCTTTTCTTTTTATAGCTGATATTGCAGTTTTAGGTGTATCAGCTGGATATGTATTTGGAAGAATTGGTAACTTCTTTAATCAAGAACTTGTAGGAAGAGTTACAGATGTTCCTTGGGGTATTTATGTAGATGGAACATTAAGACATCCATCTCAACTATATGAAGCATTTTTAGAAGGTATTTTAATTTTTATTATACTTTTTATTGTTAGAAAATATAAAACATTTGATGGACAACTAGCAATATTGTATGGAATTTTATATTCGGTTGCAAGAATTGTTGCAGAACTATTTAGACAACCTGATATTCAATTAGGTTTTATTTATAGTGATTGGTTGACTATGGGAATGTTACAATCAGCATTTTTTGCTATATTTTGTACTTTTGTTTATTTAAAAGTAAAAACAAAAAATAATAAAAATTAA
- a CDS encoding (Fe-S)-binding protein gives MNNNKFDYTQISDDCVKCGKCKPVCTIFNINQDETTSPRGFIDLLGAYKRDDLELDRNAKDIFESCFLCTNCVDVCPNDLPTDMIIEQVRSDIAKKYGIVWYKRAFFYLLRHRKLMDILASLGWVFQSCALKKDTEKKTSFLRFPVPLIKKERALTYADRRSFLNKYPENIKTTQVDENKKAQRVAIFIGCMSNYAYTQTGDGLVKILKKLNIDIFIPKKQLCCGAPAYFTGDFDTVDYLIKHNIEYFESWLEEVDAIIVPEATCSAMINQDWEHFLHDQPEWKARAAKISKKVFMATKWLEDNTDLKTLLAKSNKKFDTTVTYHDACHARKVQGVWKEPRELLKQNYAMTEMSDPNRCCGFGGVTMQSEKYHLARAAGLPKAAMIKETNAQIVSAECSACRIQVSNSLHISDVDVVFKNPIELIADALED, from the coding sequence GTGAATAATAATAAATTTGATTACACACAAATAAGTGATGATTGTGTAAAATGCGGTAAGTGTAAACCTGTTTGTACAATATTTAATATAAATCAAGATGAAACTACAAGTCCTAGAGGTTTTATTGACCTTCTTGGTGCTTATAAAAGAGATGATTTAGAGTTAGATAGAAACGCAAAAGATATTTTTGAATCATGTTTTTTATGTACAAACTGCGTAGATGTATGTCCAAATGACCTTCCTACTGATATGATTATAGAACAAGTAAGAAGTGATATTGCAAAAAAATACGGAATTGTTTGGTATAAAAGAGCATTTTTCTATCTTTTAAGACATAGAAAACTTATGGATATCTTAGCTTCACTAGGTTGGGTATTCCAAAGCTGTGCACTAAAAAAAGATACTGAAAAGAAAACATCTTTTCTTAGATTTCCAGTTCCTTTAATAAAAAAAGAGAGAGCTTTAACATATGCTGATAGAAGAAGTTTTCTAAATAAATATCCAGAAAACATTAAAACTACTCAAGTAGATGAAAACAAAAAAGCTCAAAGAGTTGCTATTTTTATTGGTTGTATGAGTAATTATGCCTATACTCAAACAGGTGATGGATTAGTAAAAATATTAAAAAAACTAAATATAGATATTTTTATTCCTAAAAAACAGCTATGCTGTGGTGCACCTGCATACTTTACAGGTGATTTTGACACAGTAGATTACCTTATTAAACATAATATTGAGTATTTTGAGAGTTGGTTAGAAGAAGTTGATGCTATAATTGTTCCAGAAGCTACATGTAGTGCGATGATAAATCAAGACTGGGAGCATTTTTTACATGACCAACCTGAGTGGAAAGCAAGAGCTGCAAAAATATCTAAAAAAGTATTTATGGCTACAAAATGGCTAGAAGATAATACAGATTTAAAAACACTACTTGCAAAATCAAATAAAAAATTTGATACAACTGTTACATATCATGATGCCTGTCACGCAAGAAAAGTTCAAGGGGTTTGGAAAGAGCCTAGAGAGCTTCTAAAACAAAACTATGCAATGACTGAGATGAGTGATCCAAATAGATGTTGTGGATTTGGTGGGGTTACAATGCAGTCTGAGAAATATCATTTAGCTAGAGCAGCAGGTCTTCCAAAAGCAGCTATGATTAAAGAGACAAATGCACAAATTGTAAGTGCTGAATGTAGTGCATGTAGAATACAAGTATCTAACTCTCTTCATATCTCAGATGTTGATGTGGTATTTAAAAACCCTATTGAACTAATTGCAGATGCATTAGAAGATTAG
- a CDS encoding response regulator transcription factor, translated as MLKTEKNIRKLYNAKLLVISSDESVKNTIENEFDDYFKELKLSKGGQEAIDLACSNNFDLVVIDTQVDDYSFNTLCVEISNKASSLPKIIISDNENNEDIVTAINNSAYTFMSKPLRVKDIKLAIIMCLNQTKRGDKVEFQNGIYFDEYRDQFFKPGGVLIDFTRLEKSFLKLLIQKRGEIVDYDTIKDVVWKGKNMSIYTMRNIVNKIRQKTYYEIVRNHSNKGYVIEEPQK; from the coding sequence ATGTTAAAAACAGAAAAAAACATAAGAAAATTATACAATGCAAAGTTATTAGTTATTAGTAGTGATGAGAGTGTAAAGAACACTATTGAAAATGAGTTCGATGACTATTTTAAAGAACTAAAACTAAGTAAAGGTGGACAAGAAGCTATTGATTTAGCATGTTCGAACAATTTCGATTTAGTTGTTATTGATACACAAGTTGATGATTATTCATTTAATACATTATGTGTAGAGATTTCAAACAAAGCTTCTTCTTTACCTAAAATTATTATTTCTGATAATGAAAATAATGAAGATATTGTTACTGCTATAAATAATAGTGCTTATACATTTATGTCTAAACCTTTAAGAGTTAAAGATATTAAATTAGCAATTATTATGTGCTTAAACCAAACAAAAAGAGGTGACAAAGTAGAGTTTCAAAATGGAATTTACTTTGATGAATATAGAGACCAATTCTTTAAACCAGGTGGGGTATTAATAGACTTTACTAGATTAGAAAAATCTTTTCTTAAACTTCTTATTCAAAAAAGAGGTGAAATAGTTGATTATGATACTATTAAAGATGTAGTATGGAAAGGTAAGAATATGTCTATTTATACAATGAGAAACATTGTAAATAAAATTAGACAAAAAACTTACTATGAAATTGTTAGAAATCATTCTAATAAGGGTTATGTTATTGAAGAGCCTCAGAAGTAA
- a CDS encoding DUF2116 family Zn-ribbon domain-containing protein, translating into MSHCPFCKKKIAMSKAFCSRSCKENYFQLIAIQVPKPFLKRIFVFCDAEQREKEIEEFASRHGWRLDLLKNKIDELAISNGYRTENR; encoded by the coding sequence ATGTCACACTGCCCATTCTGTAAAAAAAAGATTGCTATGAGCAAAGCTTTTTGTTCTAGAAGTTGCAAAGAGAATTACTTTCAACTAATTGCAATTCAAGTACCAAAACCATTTTTAAAAAGAATTTTTGTTTTCTGTGATGCAGAACAAAGAGAAAAAGAGATTGAAGAATTTGCTTCAAGACATGGTTGGAGATTGGATTTATTAAAGAACAAAATTGATGAATTAGCAATTAGTAATGGTTACAGAACTGAAAACAGATAA
- the hemN gene encoding oxygen-independent coproporphyrinogen III oxidase encodes MIDFKKFEKYSKPGPRYTSYPTAPEFSEDFTQEDLIKLYKNQDDKRNLSLYIHLPFCRSACYFCGCNVIFTSKEDKKVRYIQYLKKELEILKKHLNTNRVVTQMHFGGGTPTYFSPEQLREIISMLKQTFPNFSDDAEISCEVDPRFFTKEHMDVLKEGGYNRLSFGVQDIDPQVQKTIHRVQPYETTQNVMNIARNAGIKSINIDLIYGLPHQTAESFHNTIKQVIKLNPDRLAVFNYAHVPWLMKTMRKFDESTFAPASEKLVILKDTIDFFTSNGYQMVGMDHFAKPEDELFKAIKKGELHRNFQGYTTKGGADLIGIGLTSIGNGVDYYAQNYKDLKSYENALDEGKLPTFKGYKLSKDDEIRQFVIMELMSNFSLDIKRVENKFDIKFNEYFKEDLPFLDEFIEAELVSINEEKIQVSPTGTMLIRNICMPFDAYLKKIPENKRRFSKTI; translated from the coding sequence ATGATTGACTTTAAAAAATTCGAGAAATACTCTAAACCAGGACCAAGATATACTTCATATCCAACTGCACCTGAGTTTAGTGAAGATTTCACACAAGAAGATTTAATTAAACTTTATAAAAATCAAGATGATAAAAGAAATCTTTCTTTATATATTCATCTTCCTTTTTGTAGAAGTGCATGTTATTTTTGTGGATGTAATGTAATTTTTACATCAAAAGAAGATAAAAAAGTAAGATATATTCAATACTTAAAAAAAGAACTTGAGATACTTAAAAAACATCTAAATACAAATAGAGTAGTTACTCAAATGCATTTTGGAGGAGGAACACCAACTTATTTTTCTCCTGAACAATTAAGAGAAATTATCTCTATGTTAAAACAAACATTTCCAAATTTTAGTGATGATGCTGAGATTTCATGCGAAGTAGACCCAAGATTCTTTACAAAAGAGCATATGGATGTGCTAAAAGAAGGTGGATATAATAGATTAAGTTTTGGTGTTCAAGATATTGACCCACAAGTTCAAAAAACTATCCATAGAGTTCAACCATATGAAACTACACAAAATGTAATGAATATCGCAAGAAATGCAGGAATTAAATCAATCAATATTGACTTGATTTATGGACTTCCTCATCAAACAGCAGAATCTTTTCATAATACAATAAAACAAGTAATAAAATTAAATCCTGACAGATTAGCAGTATTTAATTATGCTCATGTTCCTTGGCTTATGAAAACAATGAGAAAATTTGATGAATCAACTTTTGCTCCTGCTAGTGAAAAACTTGTAATTTTAAAAGATACAATTGACTTTTTTACAAGTAATGGATACCAAATGGTAGGAATGGATCACTTTGCAAAACCAGAAGATGAACTATTTAAAGCTATTAAAAAAGGTGAATTACATAGAAATTTCCAAGGTTATACAACTAAAGGTGGAGCAGACTTAATTGGAATTGGTCTTACATCTATTGGAAATGGTGTTGATTACTATGCCCAAAACTATAAAGATTTAAAATCTTACGAAAATGCACTTGATGAAGGAAAACTTCCTACATTTAAAGGTTATAAGTTAAGTAAAGATGACGAAATTAGACAATTTGTTATTATGGAACTTATGAGTAATTTTTCATTAGATATAAAAAGAGTTGAAAATAAATTCGATATAAAATTCAATGAATATTTTAAAGAAGATTTACCATTCTTAGATGAATTTATTGAAGCTGAACTAGTAAGTATAAATGAAGAAAAAATCCAAGTATCTCCTACTGGAACAATGCTTATTAGAAATATATGTATGCCTTTTGATGCATATCTTAAAAAAATTCCTGAAAACAAAAGAAGATTTTCTAAGACTATCTAG